Proteins co-encoded in one Pseudomonas fluorescens genomic window:
- a CDS encoding Trm112 family protein, with product MDTKLLDILACPICKGPLKLSADKTELISKGAGLAYPIRDGIPVMLESEARTLTTDERLDK from the coding sequence ATGGACACCAAATTGCTCGACATCCTCGCCTGCCCGATCTGCAAAGGCCCACTCAAGCTCAGCGCCGACAAGACCGAACTGATCAGCAAGGGCGCCGGCCTGGCCTACCCGATCCGTGATGGCATCCCGGTCATGCTGGAAAGCGAAGCCCGCACCCTGACCACCGACGAGCGTCTGGATAAATGA
- the lpxK gene encoding tetraacyldisaccharide 4'-kinase, protein MAMSDRLLAAWYEGHPALTLLRPLEWLYRRVVAGKRQRFLDGEGEIYQSPVPVIVVGNITVGGTGKTPMILWLIEHCRRSGLRVGVVSRGYGAKPPQLPWRVEADQDADIAGDEPLLIVQRTGVPLMIDPNRGAAVKALLASEPLDLILSDDGMQHYRLARDLELVLIDAARGLGNKRCLPAGPLREPIERLQSVDGVLFNGAPEDRDGGFAFRLQPTALVNLLSGERQPLDHFPAGQSLHAVAGIGNPQRFFNTLEALDWRPVPHAFADHAEYSVQALSFTPSLPLVMTEKDAVKCRTFAAADWWYLAVDAVPSPAFVAWFDTQLMRLLPDRLLP, encoded by the coding sequence ATGGCCATGTCCGATCGTCTGCTCGCCGCGTGGTACGAGGGGCACCCGGCCCTGACGCTGTTGCGGCCGCTGGAGTGGCTGTACCGCCGCGTCGTGGCCGGCAAGCGTCAGCGTTTTCTCGACGGCGAAGGCGAGATCTATCAATCGCCGGTGCCGGTGATCGTGGTCGGCAACATCACCGTTGGCGGCACCGGCAAGACGCCGATGATCCTGTGGCTGATCGAACACTGTCGACGCAGCGGGCTGCGGGTCGGTGTGGTCAGTCGCGGTTACGGCGCCAAGCCGCCGCAATTGCCGTGGCGGGTCGAAGCCGATCAAGACGCCGACATCGCCGGCGACGAACCGTTGCTGATCGTGCAGCGTACCGGTGTGCCGCTGATGATCGACCCGAATCGCGGCGCTGCCGTCAAAGCCTTGCTGGCCAGCGAGCCGCTGGACTTGATCCTGTCCGACGACGGCATGCAGCATTATCGTCTGGCGCGTGACCTTGAGCTGGTGCTGATCGATGCCGCCCGTGGGCTCGGTAACAAGCGCTGTCTGCCCGCCGGCCCCCTGCGCGAACCCATTGAGCGTCTGCAAAGCGTCGATGGCGTACTGTTCAATGGCGCCCCCGAGGATCGCGACGGCGGTTTCGCCTTCCGTCTGCAACCCACGGCGCTGGTCAATCTGCTCAGCGGCGAACGCCAGCCCCTCGATCATTTTCCAGCCGGACAGTCGCTGCATGCGGTGGCCGGGATCGGTAATCCGCAACGTTTCTTCAATACCCTCGAAGCGCTAGACTGGCGACCTGTGCCCCACGCATTTGCCGATCACGCCGAATACAGCGTGCAGGCCTTGAGTTTCACGCCGTCATTGCCGCTGGTGATGACCGAAAAGGACGCGGTGAAGTGCCGCACCTTCGCTGCCGCCGACTGGTGGTACCTGGCGGTCGATGCCGTGCCGTCGCCGGCCTTCGTGGCCTGGTTCGACACGCAACTGATGCGCCTGTTGCCGGATCGTCTTTTGCCTTAA
- a CDS encoding ExbD/TolR family protein encodes MKFRRKPRETIDINLASLIDVVFILLLFFVVTTTFTRETQLRVDLPEAVSGSPAEDQQVKQLDVAISAEGVFSVNNRILPKNDLATLMEAMQKESNGDTNMPLSISADGKTQHQSVITAMDAAGKLGFSHLRMTTVEAAPKS; translated from the coding sequence GTGAAATTCCGTCGCAAACCCCGGGAAACCATCGATATCAACCTCGCGTCGCTGATCGACGTGGTGTTCATTTTGTTGCTGTTTTTCGTCGTGACCACTACGTTCACCCGCGAAACCCAGTTGCGCGTCGACCTGCCGGAAGCCGTGAGCGGCTCGCCGGCCGAGGATCAGCAGGTCAAGCAACTGGACGTGGCCATCAGCGCTGAAGGCGTGTTCTCGGTGAACAACAGGATTCTGCCGAAAAACGATCTGGCCACCCTGATGGAAGCCATGCAGAAAGAATCCAACGGCGACACCAACATGCCGTTGTCGATCAGTGCTGACGGCAAGACTCAGCACCAATCCGTGATTACCGCCATGGATGCGGCCGGCAAGCTCGGTTTCAGCCATTTGCGCATGACCACGGTCGAGGCGGCGCCCAAATCCTGA
- a CDS encoding MotA/TolQ/ExbB proton channel family protein has translation MWELVKSGGWMMLPIILSSIAAMAIVAERLWTLRASRVTPEHLLGQVWVWIKDKQLNKEKLKELRANSPLGEILAAGLANSKHGREIMKECIEEAAARVIHELERYVNALGTIAAMSPLLGLLGTVLGMIDIFSAFTGSGMTTNASVLAGGISKALITTAAGLMVGIPSVFFHRFLQRRIDELVVGMEQEAIKLVEVVQGDRDVDLAGGKA, from the coding sequence GTGTGGGAATTGGTCAAATCCGGCGGCTGGATGATGTTGCCGATCATTCTGAGTTCCATCGCTGCCATGGCGATCGTCGCGGAGCGCCTGTGGACGCTGCGCGCCAGTCGCGTCACCCCCGAGCATCTGCTGGGTCAGGTCTGGGTCTGGATCAAGGACAAGCAGCTCAACAAGGAAAAACTCAAGGAATTGCGCGCCAACTCGCCGCTGGGTGAAATCCTCGCCGCGGGCCTGGCCAACTCCAAGCATGGTCGCGAGATCATGAAAGAGTGCATTGAAGAAGCCGCCGCCCGGGTCATCCACGAGCTGGAGCGTTACGTCAATGCGCTGGGCACCATCGCCGCCATGTCGCCGTTGCTGGGTCTGCTGGGTACGGTGCTGGGCATGATCGATATTTTCAGTGCCTTCACCGGTTCCGGCATGACCACCAATGCTTCGGTGCTGGCCGGTGGTATCTCCAAGGCGCTGATCACCACGGCAGCGGGTCTGATGGTCGGTATCCCGTCGGTATTCTTCCACCGTTTCCTGCAACGCCGCATCGATGAGCTGGTGGTGGGCATGGAACAGGAAGCGATCAAACTGGTGGAAGTGGTGCAGGGCGACCGTGACGTCGATCTGGCCGGGGGCAAAGCGTGA